GTGTGAGACGCGATTTCAGCGAAATAGCACGCTTTTCCACCAAGAACCAGCTGAGCGCCGCTAGGGGCAGGGTCGCAATGGTCGAAACTACGAAGAACAGGAGGGGGTTCAGAAAGGTCAGTCCGCAGATGGCCAGCAACTGCTGCATCGGGAATGCGTATATGTAAAGCCCGTAGGAGAGATCTGTGCGCAGTACGAAACGCCGATTGCGGATCAACGTACCTGAGACGATGACGGCGTATGCCAGCGGAAGAGCGCCTATGACCCGATAGTCGGGCAGCAGGGCACATGCCAGAACAACAATTACCGCGCTGACCGCCACCAGAGACCATTTCGCTGGGATCACATCTCGCCACTGATACATCAACGCGCCAGCGGCGAACATCATCACGCAGCGAGCGAGCAACTGAGGGATGGTCCACACACCGGGAAATGTGAGCGGCGGCAACATCAACGCCCCCAACAATGCGAACCCGAAAATCAAGGGTGAGATCCATCGCCGCGTGGCGAGCCCAACGACCCCCAGGACGGCGACCGCCAGGTAGCACAACACCTCCCATATGAGCGACCACAATGAGCCGTTCCAATCGCCGGTGAACGGGGTCCCAAGCGGTGTTCCGCCGACATCATGCTGAACGTAAATCACGGCGCTGTTTTTCAGGACATACTCAAACGGTGCCGAGGACATCAGGAGCTCCAATGCCGAGCCACCTTGAATCATCAAACTAAGCGGAGCGATTACGAACGCCGTGACGATTAGGCACACGTAGAACCCGGGAAGGATGCGAAGGGCCCGAGCGCCGAGATACTCACCTACGCGCGGTTTGTTGAGCCAGCTCCTGGCGATGAGGAATCCTGAGATCGCGAAGAACCCATCCACCCCCACAGCGAAGAGAAGCTGAAGAAGTGCGGCAGGCGGCATGTGTCCGATGATTGGAAAGGAGTGAAAAAGGATCACCTCGGCGGCCAGCGCCAACCTCACGGCATTCAGGGCATTGTTTCGCGGGTCGAATGCCTGCTCTAGTTTCATCGACTCCCAGTTTCAGGACCCCCGGTGGCCCCCCCAGGCAGCGCACACTAGCGAACGATCGCATCGTCACTATCAAAGACCGATTGTGGAGTTACCTTCCTCACAAAATACAAAGCGCGGCCGAGTTTTGCAGCTGGACCTCCACTCCTGATACGGCAAGATAGCGAGGCCGGGTCGGCGTCGGAGGCGCCTGGTGTTAGCTGAGGTGTCTGGCGCAAACCGGCGGCAGCAAACGGCCAGAGCGTTCAGCGTTGTTTGGCCGGGTTGTCGGCGGGATCGATCGGAGGCTGTTCAGCGATCCAGTCAAGCAGCGCCCGCAGACCATCGTCGAGCGCAAATTTCGGACGCCAGTGCAGTTCGGCGTCTGCCGGTTCGATGGAACAGCTGGCCGCGCGCACGTCGCCGTCACGGAATTTGGGCACCACCACCGGCTCCGGGGCCTCACAGACCGCACCAATCTTATTGGCCAGCTCATGGATGGTTGTTCCGATCCCCGACCCAATGTCGAGACAGCGGGTCCCACTTGCAGGCTTTTCCAGCGCAGCGAACAACGCATCGACGACGTCATCGATGAAAACGAAATCCCGCACGATCCTGCCGTCTTCGTAAACCTCCAATTGCTGCCGGTCACGCGCCGTCCGTGCGAAGAGAGCAACTATCCCCGTGTAGGAATTGGTCAGCGACTGACCTGGCCCGAATACATTCTGCAGACGCAGCACACTTAGGTTGGTGTCGTGCGCGGCCACCCACGCGGCCAGCATGTGCTCCTGAGCAAGCTTGGTCGCGGCGTAGATGTTGGTCGGGCGCGGCTCCGTTCGGTTTGCTGAGCTAGGAATCGGCGTCGCAGGTTCGTCTGAAGGTCCTCGGGGATCCCAGATGCCAGCCACCAGCTGAGCGTGGCTGCGGGGCGGCGGGTAGAAGGTGTGTGTTCCGCACTGCCACTCCCCCTCACCATAGACAGCCCTCGACGAAGCAAGAACGAACTGATCGGGCACAAGTCTGGCACGGGTCAGAGCGTCGAGCAGCTGGGCGGTGCCGACGACGTTCACCGAGGCGTGGCGCGTCGCTTCCGAGAGCGACTGCCCTGTGCCTGTCTCAGCCGCCAAGTGGACGATCTGTGTGGGGCGGAAAAGGCGAAGCACTGCGTCCAGGTCTGGGCCGTGGGTCACATCGCCGGTGTACAGCCGCACATCCGGCGGCAGATCTATCGCTTGATGTCCGGTATGCACCTGCGGGTGCAAGACATCCATTACCGCGACGTCATGGCCGGCTTTGACCAGGCGCCGCGAAAGCGCGGATCCGATGAATCCAGCGCCGCCGGTGATGAGCACGGAAGCTGACAACAAAGGAGCCTCTCATCCATCTACTAGACGAGCGGACGCCTCCGCCCGCGTCGTACTTTTAGGCGGACGCACCAAGGCGCCCATAGCGCACCTTAGACTGACGGCCTCGGGAACTCGGTGGTCGGCGCATCGTCGTCGTAGTCGTCGTACGCGGCACGCCCATCTCCCGAGAGCAATGCGCGCACCGCCGGACGGGTCCCCAGCGGTTCGAGCAGGAAACTGGCGGGGCGCGGGCGCACTCGTTGCGGCCACCAGAACCAGCGGCCGAGGAGTGCGGCGATGGAGGGCGTCATAAACGAACGCACAATCAGGGTGTCGAACATCAAGCCGAGCGCGATGGTGGTGCCGATCTGGCCGATGATGCGCAGATCGCTGACCACCATCGAAGCCATGGTCGCCGCGAACACCAGGCCGGCGGTCGTCACGACCTTGCCGGTACCGCCCATGGCGCGGATGATGCCGGTATTGAGGCCGGCCGCAATCTCCTCCTTCATCCGCGACACCAGCAACAGGTTGTAGTCGGATCCCACCGCCAACAAGATGATCACCGACATCGCCAGCACCATCCAGTGCAGGTGGATGCCGAGTATGTATTGCCAGACCAGCACGGACACACCAAACGAGGCCCCAAGCGAAAGCACCACTGTCCCGACGATCACCAGAGCGGCAATGAAGCTGCGCGTGATGATGAGCATGATGATGAAAACGAGGCAGATCGCGGCGACTCCGGCCAGCCATAGATCGTTTACGGAGCCGTCCTTCCAGTCCTTTGCGGTCGAAGCAGCGCCGGCCAAATAAACCTGCGCGCCTGCAAGTGGTGTCCCTTTCAGCGCCTCCTCGGCCGCCGTCTTGATTTGGTCAACGCGGGCGATGCCTTCTGGAGTCGCGGGGGCTCCGCGGTGCGAGATGATGAATCGTGCCGCCTTCCCGTCCGGCGAGAGGAAGGAGTCCATCGCCTTCCTGAAATCTTCGTTTTCGAAGACTTCCGGTGGCATGAAGAAGGAATCGTCATTATTGGCAGCGTCGAACGCCATGCCCATTGTGGAGAGGTATTTATTCGAGTAGTCCATCTGGTCGTAGAAACCAGTGGTCGTACTGTGCATGGTGAGGATCATGGTTCGCATGAACTTCATGATCGCTATGTTTTCCGGCATCACCGCTGCGATCTGCGGCAGCAGCACATCCATCTGGTCGAGATGGACGAGGAGTTCGTCGAATATGACGCTAATTCGGTCAACCCCATCGAGTGAGTCAAAGAAAGACCTTATTGACCAGCAGATCGGGATGTTGATGCAGTGCGGTTCCCAATACAGGTAGTTCCGAAGGGGACGCCAGAAATCGTCGAAATCGGCCATACTATCGCGCAAGTCGTCGAGAATTTTTTTCATCTCATGCGTCTGCACAACCGATTCATGAGTCAACGCGTTCATTTGCAGTATCAATGCGTACTGCGATTCCATGATTTTGATCATCTTGGCCATGTCGTCGGCTTGGACCAGCAAGTCACCCATGCGCTCGCTTTGGTATCTCATCACCGTCGACATGTTGGCGTTCTGCAAACTGAGCATGAACGGTATTGACGTGTTACCGATCGGCGTTCCCTCGGGCCGGGTGATGCCCTGCACACGAGAGATGCCCGGCACTCTGAAAACTGCCTTCGCGATTCTATTCAGCACCAAGAAATCTGCCGGATTCCGCATGTCTCGGTTGGACTCGATCATCAGAATGTCCGGCATCAACCGTGCCTGGGAAAAATGCCGTTCAGCGGCGGTGAAACCCTGATTTGCCGGGATCTTCCCGGGTACGTATTCGCGGTCGTTATAGCTCGTCTCGTATCCAGGCAAGGTGAGTAGACCGAGCAACGCAAGCGCCACCGAGCCAGCCAGGATGGGGGCGGGCCAGCGGACTACCGCCGTGCCGATGCCGCGCCATCGATGAACCGCCAGTTTGCGCTTCGGGTCCAACAACCCGAATCGACTACCCAGTGTTACGACCGCGGGACCCGCGGTCACCGCGACGGCGACTGCGACGAGCATGCCGATCGCGCAGGGAATACCCATGGTCTGGAAGTAGGGCAGCCGGGTAAAGCTCAGACAGAAGATCGCCCCCGCGATCGTCAAGCCGGATGCCAAGACGACGGGAGTGACACTGCGGTACATGGTGTAGTACGCGGTTTCCGGGTCCTCACCGACCTGACGCGCCTCCTGATATCGACCGAAAAAGAAGATTCCGTAGTCAGTACCGGCCGCGATGGCGAGGAAGACCAACATATTGACGGCGAACGTCGACAGTACAAACGCGTCATTGTGGCCGAGGAATGCAACGACTCCACGGGCAGTCGCTAGTTCCAGGAACACCGTGATCAACAGGAGAATCACGGTGACAATCGAACGATAGACAAAGAGCAGCACCGCGAAGATGATGACCACGGTCACCGCTGTGATCTTCAGGACGGATTGATCACCGGCGCGCTGCATGTCTGAAGCCAAAGGCGCGGCACCGGTTACATATACATCAAGTCCGGCCGGCGGTGGATTCCGATTCACGATCTCGCGGACCGCGTTCACTGATTCTTCACCCAGGGCTGTGCCTTGGTTGCCGACCAAACTCAGTTGGACGTATGTGGCTTTGTGATCCGGGCTCTCCACGCTCGATGACGTGAGTCGATCACCCCACAAGTCCTGCACATGCTCCACATGTTCCGAATCGTCTCGCAGCTGACGAACCAACTCGTCGTAATACTGATGCGCAGACTCGCCGAGTGACTCCTGTCCCTCCAGGACAATCATCGCCGAACTGTCCGAATCGGACTCCTGGAAGACGTGGCCCATGCGCGTCATGGCCTGTACCGACGGCGCATCCGCAGGCATTACCGAAACGGAGTGCTCCCGACCGACCTTTTCGAGCGCCGGAATCACCGAGCGCCAACTCCCCTCCACGGCTACCAAAGTGGAGATCAGAATCAGCGCCAACCACGCCAAGACGATCAGTGGCGCGAGCGCGCGTGTCATGCGCGCAATAACGGGACGCCGAGAACGTTGGTCGCTCATAGGCTTTCGCTAGTCCCTCAGCAACAAAGCACGAACCAACGGACGCGGGCCAACAGACCGAAGCATGTGGCTGGCCGGGCGGGATCGCACTGGTTGCGGCCACCAGAACCAACGTCCCAGCAAGGCGGCGGCCGAAGGTGTCATGAATGCGCGGACGACCATGGTGTCAAACAGCAGGCCCATCGCGATGGTCGTGCCGACCTGGCCGATCGTGAGCAGGTCGCTGACAAGCATCGATGCCATGGTCGCTGCGAATACCAGACCGGCCGCGGTCACGACTCGACCGGTTCCACCCATAGCTCGAATGATGCCCGTCTTCAGCC
The nucleotide sequence above comes from Mycolicibacterium moriokaense. Encoded proteins:
- a CDS encoding acyltransferase family protein, which gives rise to MKLEQAFDPRNNALNAVRLALAAEVILFHSFPIIGHMPPAALLQLLFAVGVDGFFAISGFLIARSWLNKPRVGEYLGARALRILPGFYVCLIVTAFVIAPLSLMIQGGSALELLMSSAPFEYVLKNSAVIYVQHDVGGTPLGTPFTGDWNGSLWSLIWEVLCYLAVAVLGVVGLATRRWISPLIFGFALLGALMLPPLTFPGVWTIPQLLARCVMMFAAGALMYQWRDVIPAKWSLVAVSAVIVVLACALLPDYRVIGALPLAYAVIVSGTLIRNRRFVLRTDLSYGLYIYAFPMQQLLAICGLTFLNPLLFFVVSTIATLPLAALSWFLVEKRAISLKSRLTRRTIVPPEALRREDVRDPEVPT
- a CDS encoding NAD-dependent epimerase/dehydratase family protein → MLITGGAGFIGSALSRRLVKAGHDVAVMDVLHPQVHTGHQAIDLPPDVRLYTGDVTHGPDLDAVLRLFRPTQIVHLAAETGTGQSLSEATRHASVNVVGTAQLLDALTRARLVPDQFVLASSRAVYGEGEWQCGTHTFYPPPRSHAQLVAGIWDPRGPSDEPATPIPSSANRTEPRPTNIYAATKLAQEHMLAAWVAAHDTNLSVLRLQNVFGPGQSLTNSYTGIVALFARTARDRQQLEVYEDGRIVRDFVFIDDVVDALFAALEKPASGTRCLDIGSGIGTTIHELANKIGAVCEAPEPVVVPKFRDGDVRAASCSIEPADAELHWRPKFALDDGLRALLDWIAEQPPIDPADNPAKQR
- a CDS encoding MMPL/RND family transporter, with the protein product MSDQRSRRPVIARMTRALAPLIVLAWLALILISTLVAVEGSWRSVIPALEKVGREHSVSVMPADAPSVQAMTRMGHVFQESDSDSSAMIVLEGQESLGESAHQYYDELVRQLRDDSEHVEHVQDLWGDRLTSSSVESPDHKATYVQLSLVGNQGTALGEESVNAVREIVNRNPPPAGLDVYVTGAAPLASDMQRAGDQSVLKITAVTVVIIFAVLLFVYRSIVTVILLLITVFLELATARGVVAFLGHNDAFVLSTFAVNMLVFLAIAAGTDYGIFFFGRYQEARQVGEDPETAYYTMYRSVTPVVLASGLTIAGAIFCLSFTRLPYFQTMGIPCAIGMLVAVAVAVTAGPAVVTLGSRFGLLDPKRKLAVHRWRGIGTAVVRWPAPILAGSVALALLGLLTLPGYETSYNDREYVPGKIPANQGFTAAERHFSQARLMPDILMIESNRDMRNPADFLVLNRIAKAVFRVPGISRVQGITRPEGTPIGNTSIPFMLSLQNANMSTVMRYQSERMGDLLVQADDMAKMIKIMESQYALILQMNALTHESVVQTHEMKKILDDLRDSMADFDDFWRPLRNYLYWEPHCINIPICWSIRSFFDSLDGVDRISVIFDELLVHLDQMDVLLPQIAAVMPENIAIMKFMRTMILTMHSTTTGFYDQMDYSNKYLSTMGMAFDAANNDDSFFMPPEVFENEDFRKAMDSFLSPDGKAARFIISHRGAPATPEGIARVDQIKTAAEEALKGTPLAGAQVYLAGAASTAKDWKDGSVNDLWLAGVAAICLVFIIMLIITRSFIAALVIVGTVVLSLGASFGVSVLVWQYILGIHLHWMVLAMSVIILLAVGSDYNLLLVSRMKEEIAAGLNTGIIRAMGGTGKVVTTAGLVFAATMASMVVSDLRIIGQIGTTIALGLMFDTLIVRSFMTPSIAALLGRWFWWPQRVRPRPASFLLEPLGTRPAVRALLSGDGRAAYDDYDDDAPTTEFPRPSV